One segment of Erigeron canadensis isolate Cc75 chromosome 2, C_canadensis_v1, whole genome shotgun sequence DNA contains the following:
- the LOC122589088 gene encoding protein SMAX1-LIKE 3-like encodes MRAGGYTIQHTLTPEAATVVKQALVLARRRGHAQVTPLHVASAMLTSPTSLLRKACLQPNSHPLQCNALELCFNVALNRLPTMQSSPIMLNPNHSHHPSLSNALVAAFKRAQAHQRRGSIENQQQPILALKVEIEQLIISILDDPSVSRVMREAGFSSTQVKNNIEQMEISVSSPNPLSFSQSKENIKPKALAKVQNEDVMSVIEMMMNRKRKNIVVVRECLASADAIVRGVIDKFETENNINLRFMQFVSLPLHSLHHLSREDVEDKVRELKCLVKSFVGRGVILYLGDLKWVSDYWLNHNQRKLNRSYYYSPMEHMILELSGLMFGVDSGKLWLMGIANSQTYTRCKIGHPSLETLWDLCPLTLPVASLDLTLNLESSKDSVNDQMKLLTCCGECSVNFSREARTIMSFGRPNESVATTGSNLPSWLQQYKEENSRQTTNDQESEKVGNLCKKWNSICSSLHKQQPMSSSPSLHQLTWPVIFESNTSPKEHKFFMSGDNGECFDEANPKTTMPELLSNPNSSPNSASCSEASDQDDDHEYYMHKFKEVNSENEKILSNVLERVAPWQREIIPEIVSTILQCRSGSSIERIGKEETWLSFLGADNHGKEKIARELAKVIFGSRNNFVHIGLSRFSEARADSTDDDQEFVSNKRARDEHGQSYLDRFAESVQENANRVFFMEDVEQVDYHSQMGIKKAIKNGRITLNNGESVLLDDAIVIFSCESFSSISRGCSPSVRRMYNDNEAQETIEDYAKESMISLDLNVATEDQNRSNDNESVSDIGVLDSVDKQVIFKLQML; translated from the exons ATGAGGGCTGGAGGCTATACCATCCAACACACCCTAACACCCGAAGCCGCAACCGTTGTGAAACAAGCTCTAGTTCTTGCTAGACGTCGTGGCCATGCTCAGGTTACACCTTTGCATGTTGCCAGTGCGATGTTGACATCGCCAACAAGCCTTCTGAGGAAGGCTTGTTTGCAACCAAACTCTCACCCTCTTCAATGCAATGCTCTTGAGCTTTGCTTCAACGTGGCCCTAAACCGACTTCCTACCATGCAATCAAGCCCTATCATGTTAAACCCTAATCACTCTCACCACCCTTCTCTCTCCAACGCCTTGGTGGCGGCTTTCAAACGTGCACAAGCCCATCAACGCCGTGGTTCAATTGAAAACCAACAACAACCCATTTTAGCTCTTAAGGTGGAGATAGAACAACTCATCATATCCATCTTGGATGATCCTAGTGTGAGTAGAGTCATGCGAGAAGCTGGTTTCTCTAGCACACAAGTCAAAAACAACATCGAACAAATGGAGATATCCGTCTCTTCACCAAACCCTCTTAGTTTCTCTcaatcaaaagaaaacataaagccCAAAGCTTTAGCCAAAGTCCAAAATGAAGATGTGATGAGTGTCATAGAAATGATGATGaataggaaaagaaagaatattGTTGTTGTAAGGGAATGTTTAGCTAGTGCTGATGCAATAGTTAGAGGAGTCATAGACAAATTCGAAACCGAAAACAACATAAATCTAAGGTTCATGCAATTTGTAAGCCTTCCTTTGCACTCACTTCATCATCTTTCAAGGGAAGATGTTGAAGACAAAGTTAGAGAACTCAAGTGCCTAGTAAAAAGCTTTGTGGGTAGAGGAGTAATCTTATATCTAGGTGATCTTAAATGGGTTTCGGATTATTGGTTGAACCATAACCAAAGAAAGCTTAACAGAAGCTACTACTACTCTCCAATGGAGCATATGATCTTGGAGCTTAGTGGACTCATGTTTGGTGTTGATAGTGGAAAGTTGTGGTTGATGGGGATTGCTAATTCTCAAACATACACAAGGTGCAAAATTGGTCACCCTTCACTTGAAACTCTATGGGATCTTTGTCCTCTTACACTTCCTGTTGCTAGCTTGGACCTCACCCTTAATCTTGAAAG tagtAAGGATTCAgtaaatgatcaaatgaaaCTGCTCACATGTTGTGGAGAGTGTTCGGTTAACTTTTCAAGAGAGGCTCGAACCATAATGAGCTTTGGACGTCCCAACGAGTCCGTTGCTACTACCGGATCGAATTTGCCTTCATGGCTCCAACAATACAAAGAAGAGAACTCAAGACAAACTACCAATGATCAG GAAAGTGAAAAAGTTGGAAATCTTTGCAAGAAATGGAACTCCATTTGTAGTTCACTTCACAAACAACAGCCAATGTCTTCTTCACCAAGTTTACACCAACTTACCTGGCCCGTAATATTCGAATCCAACACATCACCCAAAGAACATAAGTTTTTCATGAGTGGTGACAATGGTGAATGTTTTGACGAGGCGAATCCAAAAACAACCATGCCTGAGCTTCTATCGAATCCGAATTCTAGTCCAAACTCGGCTTCTTGTAGTGAAGCTAGTGATcaagatgatgatcatgaataCTACATGCACAAATTCAAAGAAGTGAACTCTGAGAATGAAAAGATTTTGAGTAATGTTTTGGAGAGAGTTGCACCATGGCAAAGAGAGATCATTCCAGAAATAGTAAGCACAATCCTTCAATGCCGGTCTGGTTCATCAATCGAAAGAATAGGGAAAGAAGAAACATGGTTATCTTTCTTGGGTGCTGATAATCacggaaaagaaaaaatagcAAGAGAGTTAGCCAAAGTTATATTTGGATCAAGAAACAATTTTGTCCATATCGGGTTAAGCAGGTTTTCAGAAGCACGGGCTGATTCTACAGATGACGATCAAGAATTTGTTAGTAACAAACGGGCGAGAGATGAACATGGGCAAAGCTATCTTGATAGGTTTGCTGAATCGGTTCAAGAAAATGCAAACCGAGTATTTTTCATGGAAGACGTTGAGCAAGTTGATTATCATTCCCAAATGGGAATCAAGAAAGCGATCAAGAATGGAAGGATCACACTAAATAATGGTGAAAGTGTTCTTTTAGATGATGCTATTGTGATTTTTAGCTGCGAAAGTTTTAGTTCTATTTCACGAGGTTGTTCTCCTAGCGTAAGGCGAATGTATAATGACAATGAAGCACAAGAAACCATTGAGGATTATGCAAAAGAGTCTATGATCAGTTTGGATTTGAATGTTGCGACCGAAGATCAAAATAGATCAAATGACAATGAATCGGTGTCTGATATCGGGGTTCTTGATTCAGTTGATAAGCAAGTGATTTTCAAACTCCAAATGTTGTAA